GCGCCGGCGACGGCGCCGTAGGTGAGTACACTTCTGCGGGCAGCGTCGTGAACGCCTCGCTGATTACCGGCTTGACGGGTCCCATTGGGATCGCCATCGACGGCGATGATCTTTTTGTTTCCAGCTACGCCCTCGGCACCATCAGCGAATATACGACCTCGGGAACGCTCATCAACGCTTCGTTGATTTCCGGGCTGAACGGCCCGTATTATATGGCCATCAGCGGAGGCAACCTCTACGTCACCGAATCCGGCAATGGTACCGTCGGTGAATTCACCACCTCCGGCGCCACGATCAACCCGTCGCTTATTTCCGGATTGCAGTACCCTACTGGCATCGCCGTCTTTGGCAACGATCTGTTTGTCGGTAGCTATGACTTAGGGACGATCGGCGAATACACCACGACAGGCGCGGTAGTTAATGCTGCATTAATTTCCGGCTTAGATCGCCCCTACGGAATGGTCGTCGTTGCTCCAGAGCCTTCGACATTATCGTTGGTAGTGGCGGGATTCGGCCTGGCGGTGCTCTTCGGCGCCTCGTGTCGCTGCAGACGAACTCGGAGGATTTCCGAAACCTTCCCCCAAGGGTCGTGAGGGC
This Pirellulales bacterium DNA region includes the following protein-coding sequences:
- a CDS encoding PEP-CTERM sorting domain-containing protein encodes the protein MPMTLKALSFTLSAALIAFVLSVFSPTASGQSLFVASVGDGRLHQFTLGGAPLSTSDVGVNALTDVAVSGDSLFATSVSGYVAEYTMANSLINSTLFVPSLEDRNPYGIAADASNLYVTTFGPSGAGDGAVGEYTSAGSVVNASLITGLTGPIGIAIDGDDLFVSSYALGTISEYTTSGTLINASLISGLNGPYYMAISGGNLYVTESGNGTVGEFTTSGATINPSLISGLQYPTGIAVFGNDLFVGSYDLGTIGEYTTTGAVVNAALISGLDRPYGMVVVAPEPSTLSLVVAGFGLAVLFGASCRCRRTRRISETFPQGS